A region of Arabidopsis thaliana chromosome 5, partial sequence DNA encodes the following proteins:
- the CUL4 gene encoding cullin4 (cullin4 (CUL4); CONTAINS InterPro DOMAIN/s: Winged helix-turn-helix transcription repressor DNA-binding (InterPro:IPR011991), Cullin homology (InterPro:IPR016158), Cullin protein, neddylation domain (InterPro:IPR019559), Cullin, N-terminal (InterPro:IPR001373), Cullin, conserved site (InterPro:IPR016157), Cullin repeat-like-containing domain (InterPro:IPR016159); BEST Arabidopsis thaliana protein match is: cullin 3B (TAIR:AT1G69670.1); Has 30201 Blast hits to 17322 proteins in 780 species: Archae - 12; Bacteria - 1396; Metazoa - 17338; Fungi - 3422; Plants - 5037; Viruses - 0; Other Eukaryotes - 2996 (source: NCBI BLink).), which yields MSLPTKRSTFSAASASDDSSYSSPPMKKAKNDLHHSPQHPNTADKVVGFHMEEDPTPAAANLSRKKATLPQPTKKFVIKLNKAKPTLPTNFEENTWEKLQSAIRAIFLKKKISFDLESLYQAVDNLCLHKLDGKLYDQIEKECEEHISAALQSLVGQNTDLTVFLSRVEKCWQDFCDQMLMIRSIALTLDRKYVIQNPNVRSLWEMGLQLFRKHLSLAPEVEQRTVKGLLSMIEKERLAEAVNRTLLSHLLKMFTALGIYMESFEKPFLEGTSEFYAAEGMKYMQQSDVPEYLKHVEGRLHEENERCILYIDAVTRKPLITTVERQLLERHILVVLEKGFTTLMDGRRTEDLQRMQTLFSRVNALESLRQALSSYVRKTGQKIVMDEEKDKDMVQSLLDFKASLDIIWEESFYKNESFGNTIKDSFEHLINLRQNRPAELIAKFLDEKLRAGNKGTSEEELESVLEKVLVLFRFIQGKDVFEAFYKKDLAKRLLLGKSASIDAEKSMISKLKTECGSQFTNKLEGMFKDIELSKEINESFKQSSQARTKLPSGIEMSVHVLTTGYWPTYPPMDVKLPHELNVYQDIFKEFYLSKYSGRRLMWQNSLGHCVLKADFSKGKKELAVSLFQAVVLMLFNDAMKLSFEDIKDSTSIEDKELRRTLQSLACGKVRVLQKNPKGRDVEDGDEFEFNDEFAAPLYRIKVNAIQMKETVEENTSTTERVFQDRQYQIDAAIVRIMKTRKVLSHTLLITELFQQLKFPIKPADLKKRIESLIDREYLEREKSNPQIYNYLA from the exons ATGTCTCTTCCTACCAAACGCTCTACTTTCTCCGCCGCTTCTGCCTCCGACGACTCTTCTTACTCTTCTCCTCCGATGAAAAAGGCCAAAAACGACCTCCACCATTCCCCTCAACACCCTAATACCGCCGACAAGGTTGTTGGCTTTCATATGGAGGAAGATCCAACTCCCGCCGCCGCTAATCTCTCTCGGAAGAAAGCTACACTTCCGCAACCTACTAAGAAGTTTGTAATCAAGCTCAATAAAG CCAAACCAACTCTACCAACAAACTTTGAGGAGAATACATGGGAGAAGTTGCAGTCAGCTATCAGAGCTATAttcctcaaaaaaaaaatttcgttTGACCTCGAGAGCCTTTACCAG GCTGTTGATAACCTTTGCTTGCATAAGTTGGATGGAAAGCTTTATGACCAGATTGAGAAGGAGTGTGAAGAACACATCTCTGCAGCTTTGCAATCTTTAGTTGGGCAGAACACTGATCTGACTGTTTTCTTGTCACGTGTTGAGAAATGCTGGCAAGACTTTTGTGACCAGATGCTCATGATTCGTAGTATAGCCTTGACTCTGGATAGGAAGTATGTGATACAGAATCCAAATGTACGTTCATTATGGGAGATGGGTTTGCAGCTTTTCCGGAAGCATCTTTCTCTGGCCCCTGAAGTTGAGCAGAGGACGGTTAAAGGTCTCTTAAGTATgattgaaaaagaaag GTTAGCAGAAGCTGTTAATAGGACTCTACTAAGCCATCTTTTGAAGATGTTTACTGCACTGGGAATTTATATGGAAAGCTTTGAGAAACCTTTCCTTGAAGGGACCTCTGAATTTTATGCCGCTGAAGGAATGAAATACATGCAGCAGTCTGACGTTCCGGAGTACCTGAAGCATGTTGAG GGAAGGTTGCatgaagagaatgagagatGCATACTCTACATAGATGCAGTAACCAGGAAACCATTGATCACAACTGTTGAAAGGCAACTTCTCGAACGTCATATACTTGTTGTTCTTGAAAAG GGTTTTACAACATTAATGGATGGACGTCGTACGGAGGACCTTCAGAGGATGCAAACCTTGTTTTCTAGGGTCAATGCACTTGAGTCTCTGAGGCAGGCGCTAAGTTCATATGTTCGGAAAACTGGGCAGAAGATTGTTatggatgaagagaaagacaaagataTGGTACAATCACTGTTGGACTTCAAGGCTTCTCTTGACATAATATGGGAAGAGAGCTTTTACAAGAACGAATCATTTGGTAACACAATCAAAGATTCGTTTGAGCATCTGATTAATCTTCGACAG AACCGGCCAGCTGAGCTTATTGCCAAGTTTTTGGACGAGAAACTCCGTGCTGGGAATAAGGGTACTTCTGAAGAAGAATTGGAGAGTGTTCTTGAAAAAGTCTTGGTTTTGTTCAGATTTATCCAG GGTAAAGATGTGTTCGAAGCATTTTACAAAAAGGATCTTGCGAAGAGACTCCTGTTGGGAAAGAGTGCTTCAATCGATGCTGAGAAATCCATGATCTCTAAG CTTAAGACTGAGTGTGGTAGCCAGTTTACAAACAAGCTCGAAGGGATGTTCAAG GATATTGAATTGTCAAAGGAAATCAACGAGTCATTCAAACAATCTTCCCAGGCCAGAACAAAACTGCCATCGGGAATTGAGATGAGTGTCCACGTTTTAACAACAGG GTACTGGCCAACATATCCGCCTATGGATGTTAAGCTTCCTCATGAACTAAATGTCTATCAG GATATCTTCAAAGAGTTCTATTTAAGCAAGTACAGTGGTAGGAGGTTAATGTGGCAAAATTCATTAGGCCACTGTGTTTTAAAGGCAGATTTCTCCAAAGGTAAAAAGGAGCTGGCTGTTTCCCTGTTTCAG GCTGTTGTGTTAATGTTATTTAACGATGCAATGAAACTTAGCTTTGAAGACATTAAAGATTCCACCAGCATAGAGGACAAGGAGCTGAGGAGGACTTTGCAGTCGCTTGCTTGTGGGAAAGTCCGTGTCCTGCAGAAG AATCCTAAGGGAAGAGATGTAGAAGACGGTgatgaatttgaatttaatgatGAGTTTGCAGCTCCGCTGTATCGCATTAAG GTAAATGCGATCCAGATGAAAGAGACAGTAGAGGAGAACACAAGTACAACGGAAAGAGTATTCCAGGACCGACAATACCAG ATCGATGCAGCCATTGTTCGTATTATGAAGACAAGAAAAGTCTTGAGCCATACTCTTCTAATCACTGAGCTCTTCCAACAG CTCAAATTCCCGATAAAGCCTGCTGATCTGAAGAAGAGGATTGAGAGCTTGATCGATCGAGAATATTTGGAGAGGGAAAAAAGCAACCCTCAGATATACAATTATCTTGCTTAG
- a CDS encoding carboxyl-terminal proteinase-like protein (DUF239) (Protein of Unknown Function (DUF239); FUNCTIONS IN: molecular_function unknown; INVOLVED IN: biological_process unknown; LOCATED IN: endomembrane system; EXPRESSED IN: petal, leaf whorl, male gametophyte, flower, pollen tube; EXPRESSED DURING: L mature pollen stage, M germinated pollen stage, 4 anthesis, petal differentiation and expansion stage; CONTAINS InterPro DOMAIN/s: Protein of unknown function DUF239, plant (InterPro:IPR004314); BEST Arabidopsis thaliana protein match is: Protein of Unknown Function (DUF239) (TAIR:AT4G17860.1); Has 1807 Blast hits to 1807 proteins in 277 species: Archae - 0; Bacteria - 0; Metazoa - 736; Fungi - 347; Plants - 385; Viruses - 0; Other Eukaryotes - 339 (source: NCBI BLink).), which produces MASLWLKLISISLIYLNVIAKSTPHQESEFECVSIDKQSALQHPLMKNHRIQTRPSRELLSILSTSNGNILREIDLKGSEECPKGQVPIHKQKTNLTNSLIHPQQIHRAGRILKQSRRDKKKKKNNRRKKNKNKLMIPSALLSQKNKIPHHQPKLFTETHLHYAIVRTFENTTKKWRGAQALFNINKPRVVQNQFSKAWIWLNYIQGSLMSSIQFGWAVHTNLYSDDRPRLTTFWMSDQHPKGCYNALCPGGYVQIHKSIYPGLVYDKVNALGGKQNTVHLSVAEDPVTKNWVLTIGSIMIGYWPRQSQMVDGASEVYFGGFAGNTASSQPTTSPPMGTGEFPTKDLSRSCFMKQLKYVLSDYSVVDINANEVEQYVDSRKCYGVMFLKYVDYDSRETLTFGGPGGQC; this is translated from the exons atggctTCTCTTTGGCTGAAGTTAATCTCCATAAGTCTAATATACCTCAATGTTATCGCTAAATCAACTCCG CATCAAGAAAGCGAATTCGAATGTGTCTCTATAGACAAACAATCTGCACTACAACATCCTCTAATGAAGAATCATCGCATACAG ACTAGACCAAGTCGAGAGCTTCTATCAATACTCTCTACGTCCAATGGTAACATACTCAGAGAGATTGATTTGAAGGGATCAGAAGAATGTCCAAAGGGACAAGTACCgattcataaacaaaaaaccaacTTAACCAATAGTCTTATTCATCCCCAACAAATTCATAGAGCAG GCCGTATCCTGAAACAAAGTCGCAgggataaaaagaagaaaaagaacaatcgacgtaaaaaaaataaaaataaactcatGATCCCTTCTGCATTGTTGTctcaaaaaaataagattccTCACCACCAGCCAAAATTATTTACAGAGACACATCTACAT tatgCAATTGTTAGGACATTTGAAAACACGACAAAGAAATGGCGTGGAGCACAAGCATTGTTCAATATTAACAAGCCCCGAGTGGTGCAAAATCAATTTAGTAAGGCTTGGATTTGGCTTAATTACATTCAAGGAAGCTTAATGAGCAGCATCCAGTTTGGTTGGGCT GTGCATACGAATTTATATTCAGACGATCGTCCAAGACTAACTACGTTTTGGAtg TCAGATCAGCATCCAAAAGGATGTTACAATGCGTTATGTCCAGGAGGTTATGTTCAAATTCATAAATCAATCTACCCCGGTTTGGTGTATGATAAAGTTAATGCTCTAGGAGGAAAACAGAACACTGTCCATCTTTCTGTTGCTGAG GATCCAGTGACCAAAAATTGGGTATTGACGATAGGATCCATAATGATAGGCTATTGGCCACGTCAAAGTCAGATGGTAGATGGAGCTTCTGAAGTATACTTCGGTGGATTTGCAGGAAACACTGCATCGTCTCAACCGACGACAAGCCCACCAATGGGAACTGGAGAGTTTCCGACAAAAGATTTGAGTCGGTCTTGTTTCATGAAACAGCTTAAATATGTTCTTTCGGATTATTCAGTTGTGGATATTAATGCCAACGAGGTAGAACAGTATGTGGATAGTCGTAAGTGTTATGGTGTAATGTTTCTCAAGTATGTAGATTATGATTCCAGAGAGACTCTTACGTTTGGAGGACCTGGTGGACAATGTTGA
- a CDS encoding RNA-binding KH domain-containing protein (RNA-binding KH domain-containing protein; FUNCTIONS IN: RNA binding, nucleic acid binding; INVOLVED IN: biological_process unknown; EXPRESSED IN: 22 plant structures; EXPRESSED DURING: 13 growth stages; CONTAINS InterPro DOMAIN/s: K Homology, type 1, subgroup (InterPro:IPR018111), K Homology (InterPro:IPR004087), K Homology, type 1 (InterPro:IPR004088); BEST Arabidopsis thaliana protein match is: RNA-binding KH domain-containing protein (TAIR:AT4G18375.2); Has 1807 Blast hits to 1807 proteins in 277 species: Archae - 0; Bacteria - 0; Metazoa - 736; Fungi - 347; Plants - 385; Viruses - 0; Other Eukaryotes - 339 (source: NCBI BLink).), with the protein MVERGKRTHNRFRDNNNDNNRNQRRRLSYESEEKKIDNKDDLVVVYRILCPSGVMGSVIGKSGKVINLIRQETRARIKVVDPFPGCSERVITIFCSVSEKKDIVDIEYSELDYSVPLCSAQAALLKVHDAIVASLATAAENTKIDRDDFRECRLLVPSSQCSIVIGKSGSIIKNIRGRTRANVKVVSKDVSDPSHTCAMDFDNIVMISGETESVKKALFAVSAIMYKVSPREQIPLDTTVQEVPASIIIPSDLSIYPQAGLYPSQDSIFQHGANVSSFIGTLPQGYGENAANPVPVFSASALPVVHGFGGSSRSEKLAIKVICSSSKIGRVIGKGGLTIKGIRQASGSHIEVNDSRTNHDDDCVITVTATESPDDLKSMAVEAVLLLQEKINDEDEDKVKMQLLVSSKVIGCIIGKSGSIISEIRKRTKADIHISKGNNTPKCADPNDELVEISGEVSNVRDALIQIVLRLRDDVLRDRETGSRNQPPARSENNNFFSSSSSNTGLALPQSFMSSVPQVASVDFNRRPETGSSMSMLPSSGGIYGYGSFPVGNTSYGSNSSYSSNLYGGLPQSTTMEVRIPANAVGKVMGRGGGNLDNIRRISGAMIEISDSKNSHGGRVALISGTSEQKRTAENLFQAFIMST; encoded by the exons ATGGTTGAGCGTGGGAAGAGGACTCACAATCGTTTCagagacaacaacaatgaCAACAACCGGAATCAAAGGAGAAGACTTTCTTACGAAtccgaagaaaaaaagatcgATAACAAAGACGATCTCGTTGTTGTTTACAGAATCTTATGCCCAAGTGGTGTCATGGGAAGTGTTATAGGCAAAAGTGGCAAAGTTATTAACTTGATTAGGCAAGAAACTAGAGCTAGGATCAAAGTTGTTGATCCTTTTCCAGGTTGTAGCGAAAGAGTCATAACGATCTTTTGCTCGGTTTCGGAGAAGAAAGACATTGTTGACATTGAGTATAGTGAATTGGATTACTCTGTTCCTTTGTGTTCTGCTCAAGCTGCTCTTCTTAAAGTCCATGATGCTATTGTGGCTTCTTTAGCTACTGCTGCTGAGAACACTAAGATTGATAGAGATGACTTTAGAGAATGTCGTCTTTTAGTTCCGTCTAGTCAGTGTTCTATTGTCATTGGTAAATCTGGTTCGATTATTAAGAACATTAGAGGTAGAACTAGAGCTAACGTTAAGGTTGTCTCTAAAGATGTTTCTGATCCTTCTCACACTTGTGCCATGGATTTTGACAACATTGTTATG ataTCTGGTGAGACTGAATCCGTGAAGAAGGCACTTTTCGCTGTTTCTGCAATCATGTACAAAGTCAGTCCTCGAGAACAGATTCCTCTGGATACAACTGTCCAAGAAGTTCCCGCTAGTATTATAATTCCCTCTGATCTGTCTATCTATCCACAAGCCGGTTTATACCCAAGTCAGGATTCTATTTTCCAACATGGGGCTAATGTTTCATCGTTTATCGGTACACTACCTCAGGGTTATGGAGAAAATGCTGCAAATCCTGTGCCGGTTTTTTCTGCTTCTGCTCTTCCTGTTGTTCATGGTTTTGGTGGGTCTTCCAGATCAGAAAAGTTGGCTATAAAAGTTATTTGCTCTTCTTCCAAAATTGGTCGTGTTATCGGGAAAGGAGGATTAACCATTAAGGGAATAAGACAAGCAAGCGGGTCTCATATCGAAGTTAATGACTCGAGGACAAATCATGATGATGACTGTGTTATCACTGTCACTGCTACAGAGTCTCCTGATGATTTGAAGTCTATGGCGGTTGAAGCTGTTCTTCTACTTCaagagaaaattaatgatGAAGACGAGGACAAAGTTAAAATGCAACTCCTTGTATCTTCTAAGGTAATAGGATGCATTATAGGGAAAAGTGGCTCAATCATAAGTGAAATCAGGAAAAGGACAAAGGCCGATATTCATATCTCGAAAGGAAATAATACGCCTAAGTGTGCTGATCCCAATGATGAGCTCGTTGAG ATATCTGGTGAAGTAAGCAATGTGAGAGATGCTCTTATTCAGATAGTTCTGAGGCTTCGAGATGATGTTTTAAGGGATAGAGAGACTGGTTCCAGGAATCAACCTCCTGCAAGATCTGAGAATaacaatttcttctcttcaagtAGTAGTAATACTGGTCTTGCACTTCCTCAATCTTTCATGTCTTCTGTTCCGCAAGTTGCTTCTGTAGATTTCAATAGGAGACCAGAAACCGGGAGCAGCATGAGCATGCTTCCTTCGAGTGGTGGAATCTATGGTTATGGAAGTTTTCCG GTGGGCAATACAAGTTATGGATCCAACTCCTCTTACTCATCCAATCTATATGGAGG ATTGCCTCAGTCTACTACTATGGAGGTTCGAATCCCAGCAAATGCAGTGGGTAAAGTTATGGGCAGAGGAGGAGGCAACTTGGACAACATAAGAAgg ataTCAGGAGCCATGATAGAAATTTCTGATTCCAAAAATTCCCATGGCGGTCGCGTTGCTCTCATTTCCGGGACATCTGAACAGAAGCGTACCGCAGAGAACTTGTTCCAAGCTTTTATCATGTCCACTTGA
- a CDS encoding RNA-binding KH domain-containing protein, translated as MVERGKRTHNRFRDNNNDNNRNQRRRLSYESEEKKIDNKDDLVVVYRILCPSGVMGSVIGKSGKVINLIRQETRARIKVVDPFPGCSERVITIFCSVSEKKDIVDIEYSELDYSVPLCSAQAALLKVHDAIVASLATAAENTKIDRDDFRECRLLVPSSQCSIVIGKSGSIIKNIRGRTRANVKVVSKDVSDPSHTCAMDFDNIVMISGETESVKKALFAVSAIMYKVSPREQIPLDTTVQEVPASIIIPSDLSIYPQAGLYPSQDSIFQHGANVSSFIGTLPQGYGENAANPVPVFSASALPVVHGFGGSSRSEKLAIKVICSSSKIGRVIGKGGLTIKGIRQASGSHIEVNDSRTNHDDDCVITVTATESPDDLKSMAVEAVLLLQEKINDEDEDKVKMQLLVSSKVIGCIIGKSGSIISEIRKRTKADIHISKGNNTPKCADPNDELVEISGEVSNVRDALIQIVLRLRDDVLRDRETGSRNQPPARSENNNFFSSSSSNTGLALPQSFMSSVPQVASVDFNRRPETGSSMSMLPSSGGIYGYGSFPVGNTSYGSNSSYSSNLYGGLPQSTTMEVRIPANAVGKVMGRGGGNLDNIRRVCLIFIFIFPSSLLSDCHSFIRLFFPLSYITFSHGMCPLSLSLSQISGAMIEISDSKNSHGGRVALISGTSEQKRTAENLFQAFIMST; from the exons ATGGTTGAGCGTGGGAAGAGGACTCACAATCGTTTCagagacaacaacaatgaCAACAACCGGAATCAAAGGAGAAGACTTTCTTACGAAtccgaagaaaaaaagatcgATAACAAAGACGATCTCGTTGTTGTTTACAGAATCTTATGCCCAAGTGGTGTCATGGGAAGTGTTATAGGCAAAAGTGGCAAAGTTATTAACTTGATTAGGCAAGAAACTAGAGCTAGGATCAAAGTTGTTGATCCTTTTCCAGGTTGTAGCGAAAGAGTCATAACGATCTTTTGCTCGGTTTCGGAGAAGAAAGACATTGTTGACATTGAGTATAGTGAATTGGATTACTCTGTTCCTTTGTGTTCTGCTCAAGCTGCTCTTCTTAAAGTCCATGATGCTATTGTGGCTTCTTTAGCTACTGCTGCTGAGAACACTAAGATTGATAGAGATGACTTTAGAGAATGTCGTCTTTTAGTTCCGTCTAGTCAGTGTTCTATTGTCATTGGTAAATCTGGTTCGATTATTAAGAACATTAGAGGTAGAACTAGAGCTAACGTTAAGGTTGTCTCTAAAGATGTTTCTGATCCTTCTCACACTTGTGCCATGGATTTTGACAACATTGTTATG ataTCTGGTGAGACTGAATCCGTGAAGAAGGCACTTTTCGCTGTTTCTGCAATCATGTACAAAGTCAGTCCTCGAGAACAGATTCCTCTGGATACAACTGTCCAAGAAGTTCCCGCTAGTATTATAATTCCCTCTGATCTGTCTATCTATCCACAAGCCGGTTTATACCCAAGTCAGGATTCTATTTTCCAACATGGGGCTAATGTTTCATCGTTTATCGGTACACTACCTCAGGGTTATGGAGAAAATGCTGCAAATCCTGTGCCGGTTTTTTCTGCTTCTGCTCTTCCTGTTGTTCATGGTTTTGGTGGGTCTTCCAGATCAGAAAAGTTGGCTATAAAAGTTATTTGCTCTTCTTCCAAAATTGGTCGTGTTATCGGGAAAGGAGGATTAACCATTAAGGGAATAAGACAAGCAAGCGGGTCTCATATCGAAGTTAATGACTCGAGGACAAATCATGATGATGACTGTGTTATCACTGTCACTGCTACAGAGTCTCCTGATGATTTGAAGTCTATGGCGGTTGAAGCTGTTCTTCTACTTCaagagaaaattaatgatGAAGACGAGGACAAAGTTAAAATGCAACTCCTTGTATCTTCTAAGGTAATAGGATGCATTATAGGGAAAAGTGGCTCAATCATAAGTGAAATCAGGAAAAGGACAAAGGCCGATATTCATATCTCGAAAGGAAATAATACGCCTAAGTGTGCTGATCCCAATGATGAGCTCGTTGAG ATATCTGGTGAAGTAAGCAATGTGAGAGATGCTCTTATTCAGATAGTTCTGAGGCTTCGAGATGATGTTTTAAGGGATAGAGAGACTGGTTCCAGGAATCAACCTCCTGCAAGATCTGAGAATaacaatttcttctcttcaagtAGTAGTAATACTGGTCTTGCACTTCCTCAATCTTTCATGTCTTCTGTTCCGCAAGTTGCTTCTGTAGATTTCAATAGGAGACCAGAAACCGGGAGCAGCATGAGCATGCTTCCTTCGAGTGGTGGAATCTATGGTTATGGAAGTTTTCCG GTGGGCAATACAAGTTATGGATCCAACTCCTCTTACTCATCCAATCTATATGGAGG ATTGCCTCAGTCTACTACTATGGAGGTTCGAATCCCAGCAAATGCAGTGGGTAAAGTTATGGGCAGAGGAGGAGGCAACTTGGACAACATAAGAAgggtttgtttaatttttatttttatttttccttcctcattacTCTCTGATTGCCATAGCTTCATTCGTCTCTTCTTCCCTCTTTCCTATATAACATTTTCACATGGTATGtgccctctctctctctctctctctcagataTCAGGAGCCATGATAGAAATTTCTGATTCCAAAAATTCCCATGGCGGTCGCGTTGCTCTCATTTCCGGGACATCTGAACAGAAGCGTACCGCAGAGAACTTGTTCCAAGCTTTTATCATGTCCACTTGA
- a CDS encoding transmembrane protein (DUF616) (Protein of unknown function (DUF616); FUNCTIONS IN: molecular_function unknown; INVOLVED IN: biological_process unknown; LOCATED IN: endomembrane system; CONTAINS InterPro DOMAIN/s: Protein of unknown function DUF616 (InterPro:IPR006852); BEST Arabidopsis thaliana protein match is: Protein of unknown function (DUF616) (TAIR:AT4G38500.1); Has 226 Blast hits to 226 proteins in 19 species: Archae - 0; Bacteria - 8; Metazoa - 0; Fungi - 0; Plants - 205; Viruses - 0; Other Eukaryotes - 13 (source: NCBI BLink).): MGKFITTTLSPPLYARSKLLCFSLLYLFSTIFLFLYVSLSRNQCIFRYSPFDPIQAKLFSYPSSYGEHKYALPTHRSSCSSPIFFSDYWTVLKEIQSILSGSSPKENLRYINGKSESFGGNFSTQKRFSYFNHSNIDVEVPCGFFRDFPVSNSDRVEMEKCGLVVASAIFNDHDKIRQPVGLGVKTLETVCFYMFIDDKTLNSLFHHNVILKNNPSDYRVGAWRIIKISKSENLYLNPAMNGVIPKYLIHRLFPNSKFSIWVDAKIQLMIDPLLLIHSMLVVPEVDMAISKHPFFVNTMEEAMATARWKKWGDVDGLRIQMETYCEHGLKPWSSSKLPYPTDVPDTALILRRHGIRSNLFSCFMFNELEAFNPRDQLAFAFVRDHINPKVKMNMFEVEVFEQVVVEYRHNLKKIESSTYEEQEEEQKQESLRTIQKRRKWLDHESWSLNRSSCKNYLTDMWG; the protein is encoded by the exons ATGGGAAAATTCATCACAACCACACTATCTCCACCGCTCTATGCCCGATCAaagcttctctgtttttcacTTCTCTACTTATTCAGTACAATCTTTCTGTTCCTCTACGTATCTCTCTCAAGAAACCAATGCATCTTTCGATATTCGCCATTTGATCCGATTCAAGCAAAACTTTTCTcttatccttcttcttatGGTGAACATAAATATGCTCTTCCCACTCATCgatcttcttgttcttcccCTATTTTCTTTTCAG ATTATTGGACAGTGTTGAAAGAGATACAGAGTATCTTGAGCGGTTCATCACCAAAGGAAAATTTGAGATATATCAATGGAAAAAGTGAAAGTTTCGGTGGAAATTTCAGTACTCAGAAgagattttcttatttcaatcATTCGAACATTGACGTCGAAGTTCCATGCGGCTTCTTCAGAGATTTTCCGGTCAGCAATTCCG ATAGAGTTGAGATGGAGAAATGTGGACTAGTAGTTGCATCAGCCATTTTTAACGACCATGACAAGATAAGACAACCAGTGGGACTTGGAGTTAAGACCTTAGAAACCGTTTGCTTCTACATGTTCATCGACGATAAAACCTTAAATTCTCTCTTCCACCACAATGTCATCCTGAAAAACAATCCAAGTGATTATAGAGTTGGTGCATGgagaatcatcaaaatttcGAAATCCGAAAATCTATACCTTAATCCGGCTATGAACGGGGTTATACCAAAGTATCTAATTCATAGATTGTTTCCAAACTCAAAGTTCAGTATATGGGTCGATGCGAAAATTCAGCTCATGATTGATCCGCTACTTCTAATTCATTCAATGTTAGTAGTGCCTGAAGTCGATATGGCGATATCGAAACATCCGTTTTTTGTTAATACAATGGAGGAAGCTATGGCTACCGCGCGGTGGAAGAAATGGGGCGATGTCGACGGGCTAAGGATTCAAATGGAGACTTATTGTGAGCATGGTTTGAAGCCTTGGAGCTCTAGTAAGTTGCCATATCCCACag ATGTACCAGATACCGCGTTGATACTGCGAAGACACGGAATCAGAAGCAACCTATTCTCGTGTTTCATGTTCAACGAGTTAGAAGCGTTTAACCCGCGAGACCAATTGGCGTTTGCGTTTGTGAGGGATCACATAAACCCGAAGGTGAAAATGAACATGTTTGAAGTCGAAGTGTTCGAGCAAGTAGTTGTTGAATACAGACACAATCTCAAGAAGATTGAGAGCTCTACGTAtgaggaacaagaagaagaacagaaacaAGAATCGTTGAGGACaatacaaaagagaagaaaatggctAGATCATGAATCTTGGTCTCTCAATCGTAGTAGCTGTAAGAATTATCTCACGGATATGTGGGGCTAA